A region from the Aliarcobacter thereius LMG 24486 genome encodes:
- a CDS encoding response regulator transcription factor: MRIFLLEDDFSLNESIKDMLESEGFNVDSFYDGDMAYQSISSDYTLYILDIFVPNLNGIELMDKIKKENKLATVFIMSANIDINMIEEAYKKGCDDYLKKPFNIQELLFKLKKYQDKQDNFMLSEGVYFNIIQNKLICNDDELELTKREKLFINLLISNQGKNVSYDLIEEYVYDGEFKSIDAIRSLVKRVRKKLPNNIIITNLDEGYYIK; encoded by the coding sequence ATGAGAATATTTTTATTAGAAGATGATTTTTCTTTAAATGAATCTATTAAAGATATGCTTGAGAGTGAAGGATTTAATGTAGATAGCTTTTATGATGGAGATATGGCTTATCAAAGTATAAGTAGTGATTATACTTTATATATTTTAGATATATTTGTTCCAAATTTAAATGGAATAGAACTTATGGATAAGATTAAAAAAGAGAATAAATTAGCAACGGTGTTTATAATGAGTGCAAATATTGATATAAATATGATTGAAGAAGCTTATAAAAAAGGTTGTGATGATTATCTTAAAAAACCTTTTAATATACAAGAACTTTTATTTAAATTAAAAAAATATCAGGATAAACAAGATAACTTTATGTTAAGTGAAGGTGTATATTTTAATATTATTCAAAATAAACTTATATGCAATGATGATGAACTAGAACTTACAAAAAGAGAAAAACTTTTTATAAATCTTTTAATATCAAATCAGGGTAAAAATGTAAGTTATGATTTGATTGAAGAGTATGTTTATGATGGTGAATTTAAGAGTATTGATGCGATAAGAAGTTTGGTAAAAAGGGTTAGAAAAAAGTTACCAAATAATATAATAATTACAAATTTAGATGAAGGATATTATATTAAATAG
- the trpS gene encoding tryptophan--tRNA ligase: protein MRIFSGIQPSGTIHIGNYFGMIKKMIESQNEGELFAFLASYHALTSVRSKELLEKNSYEAAINFLALGMDPEKSTFWIQHDVKEVLELYWILSNHTSMGLLERAHSYKDKVSKGIQANHGLFSYPVLMAADILLFDSNIIPVGKDQIQHVEMTRDIANSFNHAYSKEIFILPEARVDEIVATVPGTDGAKMSKSYNNTIDMFTSLKDRKKQVMGIVTDSKELNEVKEWENCNIYSISKLFMNENELGNLRQRYETAGEGYGHFKMTLLEKINEYFAPYEEKREYFLNNKKEVRDILEFGASKARKIAVAKMEIIKDCVGLI, encoded by the coding sequence TTGAGAATTTTTTCAGGTATTCAACCATCAGGAACAATACATATAGGAAACTACTTTGGTATGATAAAAAAAATGATAGAGTCACAAAACGAAGGTGAACTTTTTGCATTTTTAGCTTCATATCATGCTTTAACATCAGTAAGAAGTAAAGAGCTGTTAGAGAAAAACTCTTATGAAGCAGCTATAAATTTTTTAGCTTTAGGAATGGATCCAGAGAAATCAACATTTTGGATTCAACACGATGTAAAAGAAGTTCTTGAACTATATTGGATACTATCAAATCATACTTCTATGGGATTATTAGAAAGAGCTCACTCATATAAAGATAAAGTTTCAAAAGGTATTCAAGCAAATCATGGATTATTTTCTTATCCAGTTTTAATGGCAGCAGATATTTTGCTTTTCGATTCAAATATTATTCCAGTTGGAAAAGATCAAATTCAGCATGTTGAAATGACAAGAGATATTGCAAACTCTTTTAATCATGCTTACTCTAAAGAGATTTTTATTCTACCAGAAGCAAGAGTTGATGAAATAGTAGCAACAGTTCCAGGAACAGATGGAGCAAAAATGTCAAAATCTTACAACAATACAATTGATATGTTTACATCTTTAAAAGATAGAAAAAAACAAGTTATGGGAATAGTTACTGATTCAAAAGAGCTAAATGAAGTAAAAGAGTGGGAAAATTGTAATATTTACTCTATTTCAAAACTATTTATGAATGAAAATGAATTAGGAAATTTAAGACAAAGATATGAGACTGCTGGTGAGGGATATGGTCATTTTAAGATGACTTTACTTGAAAAAATAAATGAGTATTTCGCACCTTATGAAGAAAAAAGAGAGTATTTCTTAAATAATAAAAAAGAGGTTCGTGATATTTTAGAGTTTGGAGCTAGTAAAGCTAGAAAAATTGCAGTAGCAAAAATGGAGATTATAAAAGATTGTGTAGGGCTAATTTAA
- a CDS encoding DUF350 domain-containing protein — translation MEISLFLSFLGFFFTAILFVVVFLYLYTIVTPYDDYQLIFKENNIAAALGFGGAIIGVSIPLFSALENSVSYFDFAIWGAVAILIQLVFAFVVTRVGGKYSFNDKISQGVISVGILMAFLSISIGLLNAGSMSY, via the coding sequence ATGGAAATTAGTCTATTTTTAAGTTTTCTAGGATTTTTCTTTACAGCTATATTATTTGTAGTTGTATTTTTATATTTGTATACAATTGTAACTCCTTATGATGATTATCAACTGATATTCAAAGAGAATAATATTGCAGCAGCTTTAGGTTTTGGAGGAGCTATTATTGGTGTTTCTATACCACTTTTCTCTGCTTTAGAAAACTCTGTTTCGTATTTTGATTTTGCTATTTGGGGAGCAGTTGCTATTTTGATTCAACTTGTTTTTGCATTTGTTGTAACAAGAGTTGGTGGAAAATACTCTTTTAATGATAAAATTTCACAAGGTGTTATTTCTGTTGGTATTTTGATGGCATTTTTATCTATTTCTATTGGATTATTAAATGCTGGATCTATGAGTTATTAA